The following are encoded in a window of Thermoanaerobacter ethanolicus JW 200 genomic DNA:
- the loaP gene encoding antiterminator LoaP: MKKWYVIFTRSGYENKVRDIIESCFKQEEVKLLIPKRKIIEREKGQPVERIRLLFPGYVFVNAEMSDDLYYKMSDVLKRGIFLKEGKRPAFVKEEEMKIILSLTKNSDLIDLSKGIMEGERVKIIEGPLKGYEGLIKKIDKRKKRAKVMLSIAGELKSVDLAIEVIENVSEQHRSLVYAC; encoded by the coding sequence ATGAAAAAATGGTATGTTATTTTTACTCGAAGTGGATATGAAAACAAAGTTAGAGATATTATTGAGAGTTGCTTTAAACAAGAGGAAGTGAAATTGCTTATTCCGAAAAGAAAAATTATAGAGAGAGAAAAAGGACAACCAGTGGAAAGAATTAGACTTTTGTTTCCTGGATATGTTTTTGTAAATGCCGAGATGAGCGATGATTTATATTATAAAATGTCTGATGTTTTGAAAAGAGGTATTTTTCTGAAAGAAGGGAAAAGGCCTGCTTTTGTAAAAGAAGAAGAGATGAAAATAATTTTGTCTCTTACTAAAAATTCTGATTTAATAGATTTGTCAAAAGGTATAATGGAAGGAGAAAGAGTAAAGATAATTGAAGGACCATTGAAAGGGTATGAGGGGCTTATTAAGAAAATAGACAAAAGGAAAAAGAGAGCAAAAGTTATGCTTAGTATAGCGGGGGAACTGAAAAGTGTAGATTTAGCTATTGAAGTAATTGAAAATGTATCTGAGCAGCACAGGAGTCTGGTTTACGCTTGTTGA
- the glmM gene encoding phosphoglucosamine mutase: MKLNENMFRMYDIRGVWGEDLTAETAEIIGKAFGTYVRQKGIKDVLVGRDNRLSSRPIRDALIKGLTSTGCDVLDVGVLTTPAFYYSNVLYNYQAGMMITASHNPPQFNGFKVMVGPSTIYGDELKKLYYIAEKGEFEKGTGNVKYAYPINSYINMIKEKVKLGDRKLKVVVDCGNGTGSYFYPDVIYNLGCEVYPLYCESDPTFPNHFPDPVKEENLKDLIEEVKRVKADLGIAFDGDGDRIGVVDDKGNIIWGDMLMILYWREIMKKHPGADAIVEVKCSQALVEEIERLGGKPIFFKTGHSLIKAKMKELGAVFTGEMSGHMFFADEYYGFDDAAYAAARLLRILSNTDKSLSELLADVPKYPATPEIRLECDDEKKFDVVKGVTEYFKEKGYDIIDVDGARVLFDEGWGLVRASNTGPELIVRCEAKTKEKLEEIKKELSEALAKFGVVSL; encoded by the coding sequence ATGAAGTTGAATGAAAACATGTTTAGGATGTATGATATTAGAGGGGTGTGGGGTGAAGATTTAACTGCTGAGACCGCAGAAATAATAGGAAAGGCTTTTGGTACATATGTGAGACAAAAAGGAATTAAGGATGTGCTGGTAGGCAGAGATAATAGATTATCATCAAGGCCTATACGAGATGCTTTGATTAAAGGACTTACTTCTACAGGCTGTGATGTATTAGATGTAGGGGTTTTGACGACTCCAGCTTTTTACTATTCTAATGTCCTGTACAATTATCAAGCAGGGATGATGATTACTGCAAGCCACAATCCGCCACAATTTAATGGTTTCAAAGTTATGGTAGGACCTTCTACTATTTATGGCGATGAACTTAAAAAACTATACTATATAGCAGAAAAAGGCGAATTTGAAAAAGGTACAGGGAATGTGAAGTATGCTTATCCTATTAATTCGTATATTAACATGATAAAAGAAAAGGTTAAATTAGGCGACAGAAAGCTTAAAGTTGTTGTAGATTGTGGGAATGGCACAGGTTCATATTTTTATCCTGATGTTATATATAACTTAGGTTGTGAAGTATATCCTCTCTATTGTGAATCTGATCCTACATTTCCAAACCATTTCCCAGATCCAGTAAAAGAAGAAAATTTAAAAGATTTAATTGAAGAAGTAAAAAGAGTGAAGGCTGATTTGGGTATAGCTTTTGATGGTGACGGTGATAGAATTGGCGTTGTGGATGATAAGGGGAATATAATTTGGGGAGATATGTTGATGATTCTTTATTGGAGAGAAATAATGAAAAAACATCCCGGTGCCGATGCCATTGTAGAAGTGAAATGTTCTCAGGCATTAGTAGAAGAAATTGAGAGATTGGGAGGCAAACCTATCTTTTTCAAAACAGGCCATTCCCTTATAAAAGCAAAAATGAAAGAATTAGGTGCTGTATTTACAGGAGAAATGTCTGGTCATATGTTTTTTGCAGATGAGTACTATGGATTTGATGATGCGGCATATGCTGCTGCAAGGCTTTTACGAATACTTTCTAATACAGATAAATCTTTGTCTGAGCTTTTAGCTGATGTTCCTAAATATCCTGCAACACCTGAAATAAGGCTAGAATGTGACGATGAGAAAAAATTTGATGTGGTAAAAGGTGTAACTGAGTACTTTAAAGAAAAAGGATACGACATTATAGATGTTGATGGCGCAAGAGTGTTGTTTGACGAAGGATGGGGACTGGTTAGAGCTTCTAACACAGGACCAGAGCTTATTGTGAGATGTGAGGCAAAGACAAAAGAAAAACTAGAAGAGATTAAAAAAGAGCTTTCAGAAGCTTTAGCTAAATTTGGCGTAGTGTCACTCTGA